In the Candidatus Chlamydia sanziniae genome, CATCCCTACGAAGGATGCTGCTCGTGTAGAGCTAAGTAATCAAACGTATTTGGGTTCTTACTGGACTCTCTACGGGACATATACTCTAGATGTTTCCTTTAATACCTTAATTCAAATGGCCAATGGGGGGATAAGGTTTGTCTTTTAGATTAAGATACGGAGAGAGTGGGATTCGAACCCACGGTACGGGTTAACGCACACACGCTTTCCAAGCGTGCTCTTTAAGCCACTCAGACATCTCTCCATAAGTTAAGATTTTTTCAACAAAAGAAGCCTCCTGAGAAGATATCGTAAGATCTCTATTTTTATCAACAATGGTGTCATTACCAAAAAATTTCTACAAAGTTTCATACTTCTTAGCTATTCGTTCTTTATTAAAATTGTCCTCCAATAGAATAATGGATTCCTTCATAGAACCTTTTTGTCATGCGTAAGATTTTATTTTTTATTTTTTTTATCCTTTGTTCACTACAAGCTCATAGTCATAACGGTACAGAAAAACCTCAGTTACTTGTAAGTTTAGTTCCCTATAAATTCCTTGTTGAACAAATATCTGCTGAGACATGCTCTGTTTATTCTATAGTTACCAACCATTATGATCCGCATACCTACGAACTCCCTCCGCGCCAGATGGAGGAGCTCCGACGCGGAGAACTCTGGTTTCGTATAGGAGAAGCATTTGAAAAAGCATGTGAAAAAAACTTAACCTGTGAGCAGATAGACCTCACACAAAATGTCTCCCTTATTCTGGGGAAAAGTTGCTGTTCTGAGCACGTGATGAATTATGATACTCACATCTGGCTAAGTCCTAAAAACTTAAAAATCCAAGTTCAGACTATTGTGAGTGCGTTAAGTAAAAAATATCCTCAATACGCTGCTCTATATGAACACAACGGGGCCGAGCTTCTTATCTCTCTAGATCTGTTAGATCGGGAAATACTCTCGATTATTTCCAAAGCGAAACAACGCCACGTTTTAGTATCCCACCCAGCATTTGGTTATTTTTGTCGGGACTACAACTTTTTCCAACATTACATTGAGAAAAATAACCATAGCGATCCCTCGCCTAAAGACATTGTCCAAATATTTAAAGAAATTCGTCAATATGAGTTCTCTTCGATAATTCTTCTTGAATATGCAGGACGACGTAGTAGCGCTATGCTTGCGGAGCGTTTTCACATGAATTCTATTACTTTAGATCCCTATGCTGAAAATGTGATTGTTAATTTACGAACCATAGCGACAACTTTTGCTAGTTTATGACAATACAAATTCTTGCTAAAGAACTTGCCTTTCTCTACCAACCCCGGGGACCCCACATTATTCATGGCGTGTCTTTCTCCGTTTATGCAGGTGATTTTATTGGCATTATTGGTCCTAACGGAGGGGGAAAAAGTACTTTAATTATGCTAATTTTAGGTCTACTCCACCCTACTTCAGGGACACTGCAGATCTTCTCTTCTAAACATC is a window encoding:
- a CDS encoding metal ABC transporter solute-binding protein, Zn/Mn family codes for the protein MRKILFFIFFILCSLQAHSHNGTEKPQLLVSLVPYKFLVEQISAETCSVYSIVTNHYDPHTYELPPRQMEELRRGELWFRIGEAFEKACEKNLTCEQIDLTQNVSLILGKSCCSEHVMNYDTHIWLSPKNLKIQVQTIVSALSKKYPQYAALYEHNGAELLISLDLLDREILSIISKAKQRHVLVSHPAFGYFCRDYNFFQHYIEKNNHSDPSPKDIVQIFKEIRQYEFSSIILLEYAGRRSSAMLAERFHMNSITLDPYAENVIVNLRTIATTFASL